The proteins below are encoded in one region of Metabacillus dongyingensis:
- a CDS encoding glycosyltransferase family 2 protein, giving the protein MNAPTLTIVVPCYNEEEILPQTIHKLSQLLDSLCIEKKISSKSKVLFIDDGSKDSTWTIINKACLHLDRVAGLKLSRNAGHQHALLAGMFAANEGSDCIISIDADLQDDITVIHEFIDNYQKGYEIVYGVRKKRETDTLFKRKSAEWFYKLMKKLGVELIYNHADYRLMSNRAVQELKGFEEANLFLRGIVPLIGFKSAKVYYDRKERLAGETKYPLSKMLSFAFDGITSFSVTPIRLVLSMGLITFIVSLLFSVYCLTMKYLGRTQSGWTSLIASIWLIGGLQMIATGLVGEYIGKVYKETKRRPKYIVEIDLFNLPIQKNNLIQEEDYRYELRK; this is encoded by the coding sequence ACCAACGCTAACCATTGTAGTTCCATGCTATAACGAAGAAGAAATTCTACCTCAAACCATTCATAAACTAAGTCAATTGCTGGACAGTTTGTGTATAGAGAAGAAAATCTCATCAAAAAGCAAAGTCCTGTTCATTGATGATGGCAGCAAAGACTCTACGTGGACAATTATTAATAAAGCATGCCTTCATTTGGACAGGGTAGCAGGGTTAAAATTATCACGAAATGCAGGACATCAACATGCATTGCTTGCAGGCATGTTTGCAGCAAATGAGGGATCCGACTGCATTATCTCTATTGATGCAGATCTTCAGGATGATATCACAGTCATTCATGAATTTATTGACAACTATCAAAAAGGGTATGAAATCGTTTATGGAGTCAGAAAGAAAAGAGAAACAGATACTCTTTTTAAACGCAAATCGGCTGAATGGTTTTATAAGTTAATGAAAAAGCTTGGAGTTGAGCTTATATACAATCATGCGGATTATCGACTGATGAGCAATCGTGCTGTACAAGAATTGAAAGGATTTGAGGAGGCTAATTTGTTTTTGCGGGGCATCGTTCCTCTCATTGGGTTTAAATCAGCCAAGGTCTACTATGACCGGAAAGAAAGGCTTGCAGGGGAAACCAAGTATCCTTTAAGCAAAATGCTTTCCTTTGCCTTTGATGGCATCACATCCTTTTCAGTTACACCGATCCGCTTAGTTTTATCAATGGGTTTGATTACTTTTATTGTTAGTCTTCTGTTCAGCGTTTACTGTCTGACGATGAAATATTTAGGAAGGACTCAATCAGGATGGACTTCTTTAATTGCCTCTATATGGTTAATAGGCGGTTTGCAGATGATTGCTACAGGATTAGTCGGAGAGTATATCGGAAAAGTGTACAAAGAAACAAAAAGGCGTCCCAAATATATTGTCGAGATTGATTTATTCAATCTTCCCATCCAAAAAAATAACCTGATTCAAGAAGAAGACTATCGCTATGAGCTCAGAAAGTAA